tgttgcatcggattccccgcttccggctccttccgagcagcctcagggtgttgcgtctgatccgccacagtccggtgatactgaatttataggacatgtttccaagcgtccccgacgccgacctgttgtgaggaaagatccggctcggcccatttcgacgaagaattactatgagatactgcaagatttacccactgcttcaggtcctggtgagacttcgggtaccgttaaaccccgtccccagaggtttaagtcccttcttagtaagcttgcggcagagcagaatgctgcggtgagtagtccgtctcacgatgatttggatccgattatctcgtctcaggccacggatatggttgaggtggcatctacttctggagcagttgttactgcacctgtggttgttactgttccggttgttgagattgcccctgctgttccggatcctgtgggtgatactcctgtttctactgctctgccagaatttgagatgggttcagtgagtgaaggatgtttatctctaccacttccgggtcgtacgcgatctcagcagcggcgttattataggcagaaggcggctcaggcgagtttgccctatgggcgacctcttgatccaggctgatttcgttttccgcatttttggcggtatgtggtgggcgttcactgcagagttctccttgctcaCCATTTTGTTCTATTTGTGTGATGTATTCCGAGGCACTCGctggtttgtttgtattttgttgtgctttatttcaggttgccctgttgtagtatgtctttatttctgtttttatgttatgattgtgatatagcctttccggaggtcttggtctagtccccctccgttaggttttatttgttaataaataaacttttagctaaaaaaaaaaaaaaaaaaaaaaaaaaaaccctaaaccccaaaccccaaaccctaaacccccaaaccccaaacccccaAACCCCCAACCCTAAAccctttgatttaaaaaaaaaaaaaaaaaaaacccctaaaccctaaaccctaaaccaaaaaaccattcgcccccaaaacattttctctcaaagtgaatagtgaaataaaaagccaaaaaatctccaaattttcgCCTCACATGCCGGAGCCGGTTCCTGGCCGGTTCACCGGACCACCTGAACCGCCACGACGAGGCGATGCTGCTGTCAAACTTTCAAAGCAAACGGAGTCCGATTGCCCGACCAAAAGCTCATCCGAAAATCTGCAAATTCCGGCCAAAATCTCATCTCCGGCGATTTCAACTCAGTTTTTTACAAATGAGGTACCGTTGGATTTGTCTCGTCAAGGCGAGGCTactgtgaaaatttcaagtcattcagagttgatttgcccGTCCGATTTCACCACGAAAGTTCCGCCTGCACTGTTCACGCAGGAGCCGTCCGCGTTTTGCTCGATTCCGGTCAGTTCCGGCGTCCTTTCTCCGATCCAAGCCCCGATCTGGAATGCCCGTCCTCAGACGAATAAGTTCGTCCATGGCCCGTTGCCCGAATCGTTCACATTCACCGGGAATTTTAGATCTAGTCCGGCACCGCCTGTAACCCTCGTCGCGCATGCTTCTTCTGTCAATTCCGCCGGCGTCCGAGCTCCTTTGGGAAATTCCTCTTCAGGTTATGTTCGTCCggtcttgggtaatatttccccACCGTCAATTGCAGGTTCACAGCCGTcggtcggaaacgcccaatttggcGAGTTGCGGCCGAGTCAACCAACGATTTCCGTCAAATTATCTCCTGTTTTGGCCGATTCTTCACGTTCTCTCACCGGTTCCATGCTCCTCCCTTCATCGCCGGCCGACGGTGGTCCTCCGGTGGTACCGTTCCAGGTTGACTCGGTCGAGTCACCCATTCTACCCATGCGGGTTGACTCGGCAGTAAGTCAATTGCCTTCTCCTAATCCCGTTGCTCCGGCAGTTGTTTCTCCTCGCTCTGTCCCTCCTGCGGTGTCTTTCGGGGATGTTTTGCGTCGTTCCTCTCCACCGTCGCAGGCTCAGAGTTTTGCTGATGTTGCTGCATCGATGGATGAGGTGCCCGCTCCGATTGTTCGAGATGGGATTCCCGGAATTttgttcccggatcaggttatttcgtccCTCTCTGCTTCTTTTAAGTTTGCTCTGGTAGGGCGTATCACTGGGAACCGGGGTTTGACTCCCAATTCTGATATATTATCTGCTTTCTCTTGTATTGGTTTGTTGGGTTCTCATACTCTTCGTTTTCTTCCTCGTGGGTATATGGTTCTCACCCTttcctgtgaggaggattatttgaggttttggactcagcctcttgtttcgattcggtctgtagtgattcgtttctcgaaatggactcccgaattcaagtttgaggcggattctcctattgctcctgtttgggtcagatttattgatttgccattgcatctttatgctaaacagagcttgtttcctattgctaagattttaggtaatccagttaagattgatgagattaccgctgatgggactagaggatcttttgctagagtttgtgttgagattgatgttcttcaggctcgtccggagcgtatctgggtgggttggggtgatcatagtcaggttgtggaggtggtctatgagcaagttccccattattgttctcattgccagttgttgggccattcacttgatttttgctcTCGTAATGGAAAGTCTTCTCGCCTGCGCCGGACCCGACCTCATGGTAAGGGTGTTGCATCGGATTCCCCGCTTCCGGCTCCTTCCGAGCAGCCTCAGGGTGTTGCGTCTGATCCGCCACAGTCCGGTGATACTGATTTTATAGGACATGTTTCCAAGCGTCCCCGACGCCGACCTGTTGTGAGGAAAGATCCGGCTCGGCCCATTTCGACAAAGAATTACTATGAGATACTGCAAGATTTACCCACTGCTTCAGGTCCTGGTGAGACTTCGGGTACCGTTAAACCCCGTCCCCAGAGGTTTAAGTCCCTTCTTAGTAAGCTTGCGGCAGAGCAGAATGCTGCGGTGAGTAGTCCGTCTCACGATGATTTGGATCCGATTATCTCATCTCAGGCCACGGATATGGTTGAGGTGGCATCTACTTCTGGAGCAGTTGTTACTGCACCTGTGGTTGTTACTGTTCCGGTTGTTGAGATTGCCCCTGCTGTTTCGGATCCTGTGGGTGATACTCCTGTTTCTACTGCTCTGCCAGAGTTTGAGATGGGTTCAGTGAGTGAAGGATGTTTATCTCTACCACTTCCGGGCCGTACGCGATCTCAGCAGCGGCGTTATTATAGGCAGAAGGCGGCTCAGGCGAGTTTGCCCTATGGGCGACCTCTTGATCCAGGCTGATTTCGTTTTCCGCATTTTTGGCGGTAtgtggtgggcgttcactgcagagttctccttgctcaccattttgttctattttgtgtgatgtattccggggcactcgctggtttgtttgtattttgttgtgctttatttcaggttgccctgttgtagtatgtctttatttctgtttttatgttatgattgtgatatagcctttccggaggtcttggcctagtccccctccgttaggttttatttgttaataaataaactttttagtttaaaaaaaaaaaaaaaaaaaaaaaaaccctttaaccctaaaccctaaaccctagaAACCCAAACCATTCGCCCCTAAAAAATTTTCCCTAAAGTGAATAGTGTccaaaaaaaagtcaaaaatcgCCTAACATTCGCCCCTATGTCggcgccggtttccggccggccaaTAGTACCATCGGATGCGCCTCGGCAAGACGAGGTTactgtgaaaatttcaagtcaatcggagCACGTTTGCTCGGCCAATTGCACGATCAAATGTCCGAAATTTGCGCAATTTCCGGCGAAATCTGTCGCGCCGGTAACCGTGCATCGTCCGGTATCGAGTGATATACCGTTGGAACCGTCTTCACCAGTCGATCCTCGTGTCCAACTTTCAGGTCAATCGGAGTCTGTTTGCTTCCCCAAATCGACCGGCAAAGTCCCGACGGCACTGTTCACCGCGTCGCCGTCCACTTCTTCATCGATTACGGCCGTTTCTAGTGATGGTTTTCCGATCAAGACCCAGATCCGGAATCCCCATGATAAGGCGCTTCCAATGAGTCAAGGCCCGTTACCAACAACGTCCGGTGGTGAACGGAACTTCAGATCTACGTTTGGCACCATTCAAACCCTAGGTGCGCCGGTTTCGTCTTCCAATTACTCCGGCGTCGGTGCTCCGATTATCAATTCCTCTTTACCGTATACTTTACAAGTCATGGGTAACTCCATGGTGCAATCAATTTCAGCAAATGTTGGTGCAATCAAAAACGCCCAAATTCATGGGTTTCAAGCGAGTTCGTCGCCGAGTTCTGCCCGGTTCAACACGTTTTCGGCCGTTTCAGGTGGTTTAGTGGCCGGTTCCTGTCCCTCCTCATCGTCACCGGCCTTTAGCTTTGCTCCGGTTGGAAACTCACCGGTGAAAGCGGTCGAGTCTCCGAGTCAACTCAACCGTGTTGACTCGGCAGTAGCGCCTTTGTGTACTGCTGCTCCGGTAAGTGCTGTGCGTTCTACAGTTCGTTTGCCTTCTCGGCTTAAACTGCCCGCTCATGCGGAACTGTTAGGTACTATCATGCATAATGGTGTCGAAATACCTTTTGGGTTCTTTAAGTCGAGTGGATCACCTCTGTCGCCGGTCGGTTCCTCTCTTTTGGGTACCGGTTCTGTGCTCCCATCGTCGTCTCTGGTCGGTAGTGATGTTCAGGTGGTCACCTCGCCATATTTGGCCGGGGGTCAACCGGAGGTCAAACCTACATGTTCTTCTGCTCCTGATGTTTCGGCCACTGTTCCGCCTTCACCAGTCCCTCCTTTGGCTTCATTTCGAGATATCACTGCTCTTCCTCCAGCCAAACAGAGCTTTGCAGGGTTTGGTGACATGCTGGGTGGGCCTGCGGAGCCGACTCTTGTGGATGGTATTCCGGGTATTCtcttcccggatcaggttatttcttccctgtcagtgccttttaaattttcgttgattggccgtgttacagggaaccggggtgttacacccaatagtgCTATCATGACTGCTTTTTCCCATTTTGGCTTCATGGGCTCGTTTACCGTGAAATTTCTTCCCCGAGGCtttttggttattattttttctgttgAGGAAGATTTTCTTAAATTATGGTCTCAAAAGTTTGTTTCTATCGGGACAGTTTCGATTCGTTTTTCTAAATGGACACCagagtttaaatttgaggcCGAGTCTTCGATTACTCCGGTTTGGGTTCGGATTCTTGATTTACCTctgcatttatatgacaagcAGTGTCTTTATCAGATTGGTAAGATTTTAGGGAACCCTCTTATGGTGGATGAGATTACAGCTGATGGTTCTCGAGGCTCTTTTGCCCGCATTTgcgttgagattgatgtgttgcaACCTCGTCCGGATCAAATCTGGGTGGGGTGGGGCAGTCACAGACAGACTTTAGGGGTGGTCTATGAAAAAGTCCCCTATTTTTGTACGGAGTGCCATATGTTAGGCCATTCTGTGCAGCGctgttctagttctggttttaggtcTTTTGGCAGCCGTTCCAAAGATCAGGGAAAGCGTCCTCATACTTCTTCGGCTGATCCAGGGTCTTCGGGTCAGCCTCACAGTGTTCTGCATGACTtggttccttctagtggtcctggTTCTGGGAGTACTAAGCCAGGATGGATTCAGCAGCGACGTAGGCGTCGCCAGgcttctagtcaggttactcctCTGGCTTCTCCTTCGAGTAACCAGTTCGAGGTTCTTCACTCTATTACAGGAGATTCCTTCCCAGGTGTTGattctggtgttggttcatcttcatgcCCATCGTCCTCTTCTCATTCtttagaggctattgttgaggatattccattggtgcctcaggttgtGGTGGCTACCATGCCTACTCCTCAGGACATTTCAGTGGTTGTTACTTCCGTTATTGCAGGTGGTGCTCAGGGGTCTAGTTCTGGGTTGAGCTCTTCTCCGGTTGATGTTGTTCCCGTGGTGATagacccgatgattgtttcCACTGCTCCGTCACAGATGGTTGTTACTACAGCTTCTGGTACCATTACTCCGTTACAGATTGACCTTGGGAGTGGTTCTCGAGAGGCTGATttggctcttcctcctactACTGCATGTCAGTCCTTGCCACTACCCGGTCGCACGCGCTCACAGCAGCGCCGGTTTTACAGGActcagaagagtcaggcggggttaccttatgggcgaccgcctgattcaggttgatatgctttgaggtgggcgttcactgcagagttctccttgcccaccctttgttttattttgattgatgtATTCTGGGGCAACCTCTGGTTTGTTTGCTTTTTGTTCTGTTGTATTtcgggttgccctgttgtagtatgtcgttatttttgttttgatgttgTGATTGTATAGCCTTTTGCGGAGGTCTTGACACAGTCTCCCTCCtattaggttttatttgtactgctctttgttgtataaaaataaactttgatttaaaaaaaaaaaaaaccctaaacactaaaccctaaaccctaaaccaaacccaaacccaaacccaaaccctaaaccctccCGAGTCCCAAGTTAGGGTTTTAGAGAACATCGATCCCTGCACAACAGAGTTATACTTCGTGCATCGCAGTTTGCACTCTCCCGAAGTCACCGAAATGGACAAGAGCATGCTTGGAGATTTGGACGCTCTTCCGGAGGAAGATAAGCTCCGAATGACGGCCATGATCGACCAGCTCCAAATCCGCGACAGTTTAAGGATGTATAACGCATTGGTGGAGAGATGTTTCACCGACTGTGTTGACACTTTTCGTCGCAAAACTCTTGACAAGCAAGAGGAAACTTGTGTTCGCAGATGTGCCGAGAAGTTCTTGAAACACTCTATGCGTGTTGGCATGAGATTTGCAGAGCTAAACCAGGGTGCTGCTACACAAGATTAGGATGCCTTTTCCATGTGTGTGGTCTTTTTCCGAGAATATTGGTTTTATGTTTACTTCAAACCTCCCGGGATACAACTTATTTAGTAAGCAAAGATTGTTTTGAATTCAAGGTTTCCGATTATCTTTTCGTGGTGCAAGAAAGCAGTATTTTTGCTGAAGAATTGTTATTTACGACTAGATTTAATATCCAAGTAATAATATGGAACTCCGTTTTCTGAGTTTctctctcaaaaaaaaaaaaaaaaacccttaaccctaaaccctaaaccctaaaccttaaaccctaaaccaaaccaaccgcccccaaaaaaaaaaattttttctctCAAGTGAATAGAGACCAAAATTCGCCaaaaaatcactcaaaaatCGCCCCATGTCGGCGCCGGTCTCCGGCCGGCCAACTGTACGACCAAGTGCGCCTCCTCGAGACGCGTCTTCTGTAAAATTTTCAGGTCAATCGAAGCTCGTTTGCTCGGCCAAATCGACGTCTAAAGGCCCGGAATTTGCGCAGATTCCGGCGATCGATATCGGACCGGTCTCCGATCATCGTCTGCCTTTAATTTGTGGTTCGTTGGAAGCGTCTCCTCAAGACGATTCTATTGTAAAAATTTCATGCAAATCGGAGTTCATTTGCTCCTCCAAATCGGCCGGCGAAGTGGCGCCGTCACTGTTCATCGCGAATTCGTCCATTCCAGCTCAAATTCCGGCTCCTTCCGGCCTTGTATATTCGATCAGTTCCCCGATCTGTGATCCTCTCTCCAAGGTGCATCTTTTGGTACCTCACCCATCATCTGATTCTTCTCCGGTGGacgggaatttcagatctaagaatTCACATACTGTACTCACGCCTGCGCCGGAGTTTGTCTTCAATTCCGCTGTCGTCGCCGTACCAAATTTAAATTCCTTTGGCCAGGGTACTCATCAAGGGATGGGTAATCGTTCCATGTCCTCAATTGCTGGAAATCCATCGCAGATCGAAAACGCCCAATTTTGTGGGTTCGGATCGAGTTCATCGCCGAGTTCTGCTATTTCAGGGCCGAGTTCCACCGGTTTTCCGAGTTTATTGGCCGGTTCTGGGGTCCCCTCATCATCGCCGGTTGACGGCTGTTCTCCGGCGAAGGTGGTCCGAGTTGGATCGGCCGAGTCACCCATTCCTTTCAAGCGGGTTGACCCAGTATCCAATTTGTGCACTTCTGCTCCTGTTGATACAACGGTTGTTTCTGCGCGTTCTGTTCCTCCTATGGTATCTTTCAAGGATATTTTGAGTCGTTCGTCTCCAAATCTGCTGGCCAGGGGTTTCGCAGATGTTGTTGACTCGATGGAGGAGGTGCCTGCTCCGACTATTCGTGATGGCATTCCAGGTATTTTGTTTCCAGATCAGGTTATTTCGTCTCTGTCTGCTCCGTTTAAATTTGCTTTGGTAGGGCGTATAACGGGGAACCGGAGATTGACTCCTAATTCCGATATTTTATCTGCTTTGTCTTGTATCGGTTTGTTGGGTTCTCAtactgttcgttttcttcctcgggggtatatggttctcaccctttcctgtgaggaggattatttgaggttttggaCTCAGCCTCTAGTTTCGATTCGCTCTGTAGTGATTCGTTTTTCTAAATGGACTCCTGAATTCAAGTTTGAGGCGGACTCTTCTATAGCTCCGGTCTGGGTCAGGTTTCCTGATTTGCCCTTGCATCTTTATGCTAAACAGAGCCTGTATCCACTTGCTAAGATTTTAGGTAATCCTGTtaagattgatgagattacTGCTGAGGGTACCAGAGGCTCTTTTGCTCGggtttgtgttgagattgatgttcttcAGGCACGTCCGGAGCATATATGGGTTggttggggtgatcatagtcaggttctggaggtggtctatgagcaagttccccattattGTTCTTATTGCCAGTTATTGGGTcattcacttgatttttgctcTCGTAATGGCAAGTCTTCTCGCCCACGCCGGACCCGACCTCATGGTAAGGGTGTTGAATCTGATTCACCACCTCAGGATCCTAGTGAGCAGCCTCAGGGGATTAATTCTGATCAGCCACCGTCCAGTGATACTGATTTTGCAGTGCATGTTTCTAAGCGTCCACGGCGTCGGCCTGTTCTGAGGAAAGATCCAAATAGGCCTATTTCTACGAAGAATTATTATGAGGTCCTGCAGGATTTACCTAATGATTCTGGTCCTGGTGAGTCTTCGGGTGTTGTCAAAACCCGTCCCATTAAGGTCAAGTCTCTTTTGAGTAAGCTCGCGACGGAGCAGAATGCTAGAGCAGGGTATCTATCTCCCGTAGTTGTGGCTCCGGTTATCTCTTCTCAGGCCACAGATATGGTTGAGGTGGTGTCTCCTGCTGTTGCAGTTGTTTCTGAACCCGTGGTTGTTCCGGTGGTTGAGCATGCTCCTGCCATTCAGGATTCTGTGGTTGATACTCCTGCTTCTATTATGATGACTTCATTTGCGGTGGGTTCAGGGAGTACGGGATGTGAGGACGGTGATGTGTCATCTTCAACCACTGCCTGTTTATCTTTACCGCTTCCCGGCCGTACGCGTTCTCAGCAGCGGCGGTATGACAGACAGAAGGCGGATCAGGCGGCTTTGCCCTACGGGCGACCTCCTGATCCAGGATGATATTGTTTTTCGCCTTTTGGGCGTCTTGTGGTGGGCGTTCAATGCAGAATTCTCCTTACCcacattttgttttattttgctgGATGTATTCCGGGGCACCCGCTGGTTTGTTTGCTTTTTGTTCTGTTGTTTTTCGGGTTGCCTTGTTGTACTATGTCTCTATTTATGCTTTGATGTTATGATTGTATAGTCTTTTTGCGGAGGTCTTGGCCTAGTCCCCCTCCCATTAGGTGTTTTTTGTTATGCTCTTTTGTTGTATACACTGGTAGGGGTCCGCCGaacccccccgcttccggcggtgtttctggaaaaaaaaaataataaaaaaaaaaaaaaccctaaaccctaaaccctaaaccctaaacccgaaacccgaaacccgaaaccaAACCAAAACCATTCGCCCccaaaaaattttctctgaaaaaaacacacactaaaAGCGTGAGAAAAAACACACTACTTTGTCACTATTCACGTTCACCTGCCGCCATGTCACCGCCGCCGGATCCTGACCGGCGACACCTACCACCAGAACCGCCTCCTCATGGAGATCATCATACTCAAAAATCAACTTCATCGGAGTCCGGCaacccttccatttttcagttcGAAAAACAGGCATTTCCGTCCACTACTTCGCCGGCGCTGTTTACTGCTCCTCCCGGCGTCGGACTGCCATCAGTCGACTCGCCTCAGGCTGATGCTTCGATTGGTACAAGCCCCACACCATATAACCACGTATTTCAGTCGCAATCGACGTGCAAAGTTCCGACTGCACTGTGTATAAATTCGCCGGAGTTGCCGCCTTCGATTCCGGTGGATTCTTGCAATCTCGTTTCAATCCAAGCCTCGATCTGTGATACCCACTCTCAGACGATCCCAATCGTACCGGTTTCGTGCCCAACGCCGTTCACTGTCGCCGGCAATTTCAAATCTAATATTTCAACGGCGGACGGTACTTTTCCGTCATCTTCTTCGTTAGATTCCGGCGCCGTTCCGGGGTATTTCTTCAATTCCTCTTCACACTATGATCGTCCAGTCATGGGTAGAGTTTTGCCTCCATCAATTTCTGGTTTCCGGCCACCGGTCGGAAACCCCCAATTTTTAGGGCaaactcgatttttttctcaatCTTTGGTGCAATCGGCCCCTCTTTTGCCCGGTTCTAGTGGATTGAAGACCGGTTCTGTGATCTCCTCGCCGTCGCCGATCGTGGGTAACTCTCCGGTGGTCAACTCGGCGGTCAACTCGGCCGGGTCAACTCAGCGAGTTGACCGTGTTCACCCGGCAGTCAACAACTCTGGTTCGGCTTCTAAATCTGATCCTCGGGCGACTAAGACGTTTCCGGTGTCATTTAGGGATGCTCTGGCTCCTACTTCCCCTCGCTCGGGTAAGAATGGCTTTGGAGATGTAGTGAATGCTATGGATGAAATGCCCCTGCCGACTCTTAAGAATGGGAAACCGGGTATTTTATTCCCGGATGAGGTAATGTCCTCTCTGACCGAGCCTTTTAAGTTTTCTTTAGTTGGGAAGATTTCTGGTAATAGATCCTTAGTCCCAAACTCGGGAATTTCTACGGCTTTTGCTCGTTTGGGATTGAAGCGATCTTTTGATTTGAGGTTCTTGCCTCGGGGTTTTCAAATCCTTTCACTTCATTGTGAGGAGGATTATGGACGCGTGGGCAGATGATGGTGGGCCCTCTCGGGATCCGTTTCTCCAAATGGACCCCGGAATTCAATCTTCAGGAAGAATCTCCCATCGCCCCTGTTTGGGTGCGTT
The sequence above is a segment of the Primulina tabacum isolate GXHZ01 unplaced genomic scaffold, ASM2559414v2 Contig507, whole genome shotgun sequence genome. Coding sequences within it:
- the LOC142534424 gene encoding mitochondrial import inner membrane translocase subunit Tim9 — encoded protein: MDKSMLGDLDALPEEDKLRMTAMIDQLQIRDSLRMYNALVERCFTDCVDTFRRKTLDKQEETCVRRCAEKFLKHSMRVGMRFAELNQGAATQD